In the Thermodesulfovibrio yellowstonii DSM 11347 genome, one interval contains:
- a CDS encoding transketolase family protein, with translation MRDTFIKTLIKLAEKNEKIFLLTPDLGFSVLEEFEKKFPDRFLNVGIAEANAIGIAAGLALSGKIVYVYSIIPFVTMRPFEQIRVDVAYMNTNVRLVGVGAGLTYGAQGATHHAIEDIAIMRALPNMTVLCPSDPYEVEKLTIQTIEHKGPIYMRLAKKGEPIISNISNKIKIGKANYIQKNKNSNIAILFTSNASDIAIEVNKKLKKSAFESDLISMHTIKPFDYKTLETIISTKKYVFTIEEHSSIGGLGSIVSEYIAESKYKPIFKKFSLPDEYSHYIGTQYHIRDKFDLNSEFIFNTILNFLSKNKL, from the coding sequence TTGAGAGATACATTCATTAAAACTTTAATTAAATTAGCTGAAAAAAATGAAAAAATATTTTTACTAACACCAGATTTGGGTTTTTCAGTTTTAGAAGAGTTTGAAAAAAAATTTCCGGATAGGTTTTTAAATGTAGGAATAGCAGAAGCAAATGCAATAGGTATTGCCGCGGGTTTAGCCTTGAGTGGCAAAATAGTATATGTATACAGCATAATACCTTTTGTTACAATGAGACCGTTTGAACAAATTAGAGTAGATGTGGCGTATATGAACACTAATGTTAGACTTGTAGGTGTAGGTGCTGGTTTAACTTATGGTGCTCAAGGAGCAACACATCATGCTATTGAAGATATTGCTATCATGCGAGCTTTACCTAATATGACAGTTTTATGTCCTTCAGACCCTTATGAAGTGGAAAAATTAACCATCCAAACCATTGAGCATAAAGGTCCTATTTATATGAGATTGGCAAAAAAAGGCGAGCCTATTATAAGTAATATTTCCAATAAAATAAAAATTGGTAAGGCAAATTATATTCAAAAGAATAAAAATAGTAATATAGCAATTTTATTCACAAGTAACGCTTCTGATATTGCTATAGAAGTAAATAAAAAACTTAAAAAATCCGCTTTCGAATCAGATTTAATTAGTATGCATACTATAAAACCGTTTGATTATAAAACCTTAGAAACTATTATTTCTACCAAAAAATACGTATTTACAATAGAAGAACATAGTAGTATCGGTGGATTAGGTAGCATTGTATCTGAATATATTGCAGAATCTAAATATAAACCCATTTTTAAAAAATTTTCTTTACCTGATGAATATTCCCATTATATTGGAACTCAATACCATATTAGAGATAAATTTGACTTAAATTCTGAATTTATTTTTAACACGATATTAAATTTTTTAAGTAAAAATAAATTATAA
- the clpS gene encoding ATP-dependent Clp protease adapter ClpS, which yields MEEKIFFDEKEEISIDRPELYRVYLLNDDYTTMDFVVYVLMTIFDKSKVEATAIMLHVHKHGKGLAGIYPKEIAETKVYQVESLARAKGFPLKCSIERNDQ from the coding sequence ATGGAAGAAAAAATCTTCTTTGATGAAAAAGAAGAAATTTCAATTGACAGACCAGAACTCTACAGAGTTTATCTTCTAAATGATGATTACACTACAATGGATTTTGTTGTGTATGTTTTAATGACAATTTTTGATAAATCAAAAGTAGAAGCCACTGCAATTATGCTTCATGTTCACAAACACGGAAAAGGTCTTGCAGGTATATATCCAAAGGAGATCGCAGAGACAAAGGTATATCAGGTTGAAAGCCTTGCAAGAGCAAAAGGTTTTCCGTTAAAATGCAGTATAGAAAGAAATGATCAATAA
- a CDS encoding aspartate kinase — MLIVQKYGGTSVANIERIKAVAERVSKTAKEGNKVVVVVSAMAGETDKLIGLAHQVCSDPPEREMDLLLSSGERVTAALTAMALYGLGHKAIALTGRQMGIITDAVHTKARIEKIIATRAVKALEEGYIVVVAGFQGITEDEDVTTLGRGGSDLTAVAIAAALNADLCEIYTDVDGVFTADPNIAPNARKLEKISYEEMLELASLGAKVLQTRSVEFAMKYNVPVVVRSSFNWNPGTLVTKEDKDMEKVVVSGIAHDKNQAKITILKVPDRPGIAAKLFKAVADANIVVDMIVQNISSDGKATDISFTVPKTDAKKALELTEKISKELGAEGVLLNEDIAKISIVGVGMRTHSGVAAQMFEALANHGINIMAISTSEIKISCLINAKYTELAIRVLHDTFKLGEQ, encoded by the coding sequence ATGCTAATTGTTCAAAAATATGGTGGCACTTCTGTTGCAAATATTGAAAGAATAAAGGCTGTTGCTGAAAGAGTTTCAAAAACAGCAAAAGAAGGAAACAAAGTAGTAGTTGTTGTCTCTGCAATGGCTGGAGAAACTGATAAACTTATAGGTCTTGCCCATCAGGTATGTTCAGACCCACCAGAAAGAGAAATGGACCTTCTTCTTTCTTCAGGAGAAAGAGTTACAGCTGCATTGACTGCAATGGCTTTGTATGGACTTGGACATAAAGCTATTGCTCTTACTGGAAGGCAGATGGGAATAATTACAGATGCAGTACATACGAAGGCAAGAATTGAGAAAATTATTGCAACAAGAGCAGTCAAAGCTCTTGAAGAAGGATATATTGTTGTGGTTGCAGGATTTCAGGGTATTACAGAAGATGAAGATGTAACTACACTTGGAAGAGGCGGTTCAGATTTAACAGCCGTAGCAATAGCAGCAGCATTAAATGCTGATTTATGTGAAATTTACACAGATGTTGATGGCGTATTTACAGCTGACCCTAATATTGCTCCAAATGCTCGGAAACTTGAGAAAATTTCCTATGAAGAAATGCTTGAGCTTGCTTCTCTTGGAGCAAAGGTTTTACAGACTCGTTCTGTTGAATTTGCTATGAAATACAATGTTCCTGTAGTAGTTCGTTCAAGTTTTAACTGGAATCCTGGAACATTAGTTACAAAGGAGGATAAAGATATGGAAAAAGTTGTAGTTTCAGGCATTGCCCATGACAAAAATCAGGCAAAGATTACAATTCTTAAAGTCCCTGACAGACCTGGAATAGCAGCAAAACTTTTCAAAGCGGTTGCAGATGCCAATATTGTTGTTGATATGATTGTTCAGAATATAAGTAGTGATGGCAAAGCAACTGATATTTCTTTCACTGTTCCAAAAACAGATGCTAAAAAGGCTTTAGAACTTACTGAAAAAATTTCTAAAGAACTGGGAGCTGAAGGTGTTCTTTTGAATGAAGACATAGCAAAAATTTCCATTGTAGGAGTCGGAATGAGAACTCACTCAGGTGTTGCAGCACAAATGTTTGAAGCTCTTGCAAATCATGGGATAAACATAATGGCAATAAGCACATCAGAGATAAAGATTTCATGTCTTATCAATGCTAAATATACTGAACTTGCTATAAGAGTGCTTCATGATACCTTTAAATTGGGTGAACAGTAA
- the clpA gene encoding ATP-dependent Clp protease ATP-binding subunit ClpA — protein sequence MINKDLQIIISATVEDAIERGHQYLTVEHLLYAILHDEFGIEIIKNCGGDPEQIKRNLERFLEEQIPKRKNKGQTHPTVSFQRVMERTLNHIKSAEKKEADAGDFLASMFLEEDAYAVNLLKSYGITRIDILNYISHGIPKTGFEESLKKEDKKEDPLKTFTIELVEKARKGEIDPIIGRHLELERVIQVLSRRRKNNVVLVGEPGVGKTAIVEGLALKVADGDVPSHLKNIKIFALDMGSLLAGTKYRGDFEARMKALINSLYKIKDCILFIDEIHTIVGAGSASGSTIDASNLLKPVLIEGKIRCIGATTYEEYRNYFEKDRALSRRFQKIDISEPSEEETFEILKGLKSYYEEYHEVKYTDEALRSAAHLSAKYINERFLPDKAIDVIDEAGAVVRLYHNENPVVDEKIIEQVIAKIARIPSQEVTSNEVERLKNLESELKSVIFGQDEAVKAVVRVIKLAKAGLKEPQRPIGCFLFTGPTGVGKTELARQLAKILGIGFIRFDMSEYMEKHSVAKLIGAPPGYIGFEQGGLLTEQIRKNPHCVLLLDEIEKAHEEIFNILLQVMDYGTLTDNTGRKADMRNVILIMTSNVGAREMEKAVIGFGDRTSEQLQKTKDAIERLFSPEFRNRLDAVVTFNSLPEETVLKIVDKFINELNEQLLSKNIYVEITDETRKWLAQKGFDIKFGARPLQRLIQKEIKAPLVEEILFGKLKNGGKVLVNIHEDRLFFEIDDSIFAS from the coding sequence ATGATCAATAAAGATTTACAAATCATAATATCAGCTACTGTTGAAGATGCCATTGAAAGAGGACACCAATATCTTACAGTTGAACATCTTCTTTATGCTATTCTTCATGATGAATTTGGTATAGAAATCATTAAAAACTGTGGTGGAGATCCTGAGCAAATTAAAAGAAATCTTGAAAGATTTCTTGAAGAACAGATTCCTAAGAGAAAAAATAAAGGACAGACACATCCAACAGTAAGTTTTCAAAGGGTAATGGAAAGAACACTGAATCATATAAAAAGTGCAGAAAAAAAAGAAGCTGATGCAGGAGATTTTCTTGCTTCCATGTTCCTTGAAGAAGATGCATATGCTGTAAATCTTCTTAAATCATATGGCATAACAAGAATTGACATTTTAAATTACATTTCTCATGGAATTCCTAAAACAGGATTTGAAGAATCTCTTAAAAAAGAGGATAAAAAAGAAGACCCTCTTAAAACCTTTACGATAGAACTTGTAGAAAAAGCACGCAAGGGTGAAATTGACCCAATAATTGGAAGACATCTTGAACTTGAAAGAGTTATTCAAGTTTTAAGTAGAAGAAGGAAAAATAACGTTGTTCTGGTTGGAGAACCCGGAGTTGGCAAAACAGCAATTGTAGAAGGACTTGCTCTAAAAGTCGCTGATGGAGATGTTCCATCACATCTTAAAAATATCAAAATCTTTGCACTTGATATGGGTTCTTTGCTTGCCGGGACAAAATACAGAGGAGATTTTGAGGCAAGAATGAAGGCTTTAATAAACTCTCTTTACAAAATCAAAGACTGTATACTTTTTATAGATGAAATTCACACAATTGTTGGTGCAGGTTCCGCAAGTGGAAGCACAATTGATGCATCCAATCTTTTAAAACCTGTTTTGATTGAGGGTAAAATTCGTTGCATTGGAGCTACAACTTATGAAGAATACAGAAACTACTTTGAAAAAGACAGAGCCCTTTCAAGAAGATTTCAAAAAATAGATATTTCTGAACCATCAGAAGAAGAAACATTTGAAATTCTTAAAGGACTTAAATCTTACTATGAAGAGTATCATGAAGTTAAATATACTGATGAAGCATTACGCTCAGCAGCGCATCTTTCAGCAAAATATATAAATGAAAGGTTTTTACCTGATAAAGCAATTGATGTTATTGATGAAGCAGGTGCGGTTGTAAGACTCTATCACAATGAGAATCCCGTGGTTGATGAGAAAATAATTGAGCAAGTAATTGCAAAAATAGCAAGAATACCCTCTCAAGAGGTAACTTCAAATGAAGTTGAGCGTTTAAAAAATCTTGAATCTGAATTAAAGTCTGTAATTTTTGGACAGGATGAAGCAGTCAAAGCAGTTGTAAGGGTAATTAAACTTGCCAAAGCTGGACTAAAAGAACCTCAGCGACCAATAGGTTGTTTTCTTTTTACAGGTCCAACAGGTGTTGGTAAAACAGAACTGGCACGTCAACTTGCAAAGATACTTGGCATTGGTTTTATAAGATTTGATATGAGTGAGTATATGGAAAAACATTCCGTTGCAAAGCTTATAGGTGCTCCGCCAGGATATATTGGTTTTGAACAAGGTGGGCTTCTTACAGAACAAATCAGGAAAAATCCTCACTGTGTGCTTTTGCTTGATGAGATAGAAAAAGCTCATGAAGAAATATTCAATATATTACTTCAGGTTATGGATTACGGAACCCTAACAGATAACACAGGAAGAAAAGCAGATATGAGAAATGTTATCCTTATTATGACTTCAAATGTTGGAGCAAGAGAAATGGAAAAAGCTGTAATAGGCTTTGGAGATAGAACTTCTGAGCAACTTCAAAAAACTAAAGATGCAATAGAAAGACTTTTTAGTCCTGAATTTCGTAATAGATTGGATGCAGTAGTGACATTCAATTCATTGCCTGAAGAGACTGTTTTAAAAATAGTTGACAAGTTTATAAATGAACTTAATGAGCAGCTTTTATCAAAAAATATTTATGTTGAAATTACTGACGAAACGCGAAAGTGGCTTGCTCAAAAAGGATTTGACATAAAATTTGGAGCAAGACCTCTTCAAAGACTTATACAAAAAGAGATAAAAGCACCTTTGGTTGAAGAGATTCTGTTTGGAAAACTTAAAAATGGTGGTAAAGTTCTTGTAAATATCCATGAAGACAGGCTTTTCTTTGAGATAGATGACAGCATATTTGCTTCATGA
- the argJ gene encoding bifunctional glutamate N-acetyltransferase/amino-acid acetyltransferase ArgJ — protein MDIVSPKGFLYSIAKAQIKYPDRYDIALIYSKKPAQIAGVFTTNQIKAAPVKICMKRIRSGIAQAVVLNSGNANACTGKKGIEDALKITDYLAEKLNINTHYIFPLSTGVIGMPMPVDRILNALNDLIKNLGNAQPMQVAEAIMTTDTFPKITFRQIQTPSPITILGICKGAGMISPNMATMLCTVLTDAKISSDLMKEALKDAVAQSFNSITVDGDMSTNDTVLMLANGESDIKIERKTALWKQFKSALSDLCSELSKMIVKDGEGATKFVTIIVKEAKTTQEARRVARAVANSLLVKTALYGNDPNWGRIIAAVGYSGVPVKEERIEIYINGICLFQKGLPTMKEEELKESLKQKEIEVLINLNSGKGQTKIFTTDLSEEYVRINSAYRT, from the coding sequence ATGGATATTGTTTCACCAAAGGGTTTTTTGTATTCAATAGCAAAAGCTCAAATTAAATATCCTGATAGATATGATATTGCATTAATTTATTCTAAAAAACCCGCTCAGATAGCAGGAGTTTTTACTACAAACCAAATCAAAGCTGCTCCTGTAAAAATTTGCATGAAAAGAATACGTTCAGGAATCGCTCAGGCAGTGGTTTTAAACAGTGGAAATGCCAATGCATGCACAGGCAAAAAAGGAATTGAGGATGCCTTAAAAATAACAGATTATTTAGCTGAAAAACTTAACATCAATACACATTACATATTCCCTCTTTCTACAGGAGTTATTGGAATGCCCATGCCAGTTGATAGAATACTTAACGCATTGAATGACCTTATAAAAAATCTTGGTAATGCCCAACCAATGCAGGTTGCAGAGGCAATAATGACCACTGATACTTTTCCAAAGATTACATTCAGGCAAATTCAAACACCATCACCAATAACAATTCTTGGGATATGTAAAGGCGCAGGAATGATTTCTCCAAATATGGCAACAATGTTATGCACAGTTTTAACCGATGCAAAAATCAGTTCAGATTTAATGAAAGAAGCATTAAAAGATGCTGTGGCACAGAGTTTTAACTCAATCACAGTTGATGGAGATATGTCAACCAATGATACAGTGCTAATGCTTGCAAATGGAGAATCTGATATCAAGATAGAAAGGAAAACTGCTTTATGGAAACAGTTCAAAAGTGCTCTTAGCGACCTATGTAGTGAGCTTTCTAAGATGATAGTAAAAGACGGAGAAGGAGCAACAAAGTTTGTGACCATTATTGTCAAAGAGGCTAAAACAACTCAAGAAGCAAGAAGAGTGGCAAGAGCAGTAGCTAACTCTCTTCTTGTTAAAACAGCTCTTTACGGGAATGACCCCAACTGGGGAAGAATAATTGCTGCAGTTGGATACTCTGGAGTTCCTGTGAAAGAAGAAAGAATTGAAATTTATATAAATGGCATATGCCTTTTTCAGAAAGGACTGCCAACAATGAAAGAAGAAGAATTAAAAGAATCTTTAAAACAAAAAGAGATTGAAGTTTTGATAAACCTGAATTCAGGGAAAGGACAGACAAAAATATTTACAACTGATTTATCAGAAGAATATGTCAGAATAAACTCAGCATACAGAACATAA